The Terriglobus roseus region GGCTGGCTCCGTTAGTTGTGCGAGGTGAGGGCAAGGAAAGCGTCTTCCAGCGCGGGGCTTTCGACTTCAAGCGCGCTGAGGGATTGATCAAGCGCGAGCATTTCGCGCAGAGTGTCTTCGGGCTGCTCGCTGGTGATTTCAGTGAGTGAGCCAACGCGAACCACGGCGACGACGCCAGGCATCGCTTGCAGATGATCCGCGGTGAGGGTCGTGTTGCAGCGAATGATCTTAACGCTCTTTGCTGTAGTGGAACGGCTGCCGCTGCCCATCGACTTCACTTCGGCAGGTGTTCCTTCACAGATAACCTTGCCCTTGTTGATGACGATGATGCGATGCGCGAGAGCGTCTGCCTCTTCCAGATAATGCGTGGTGAGCAGTACAGTTTTACCGCGTGCGGCAAGCGCGCGAATCTCTGCCCACATGGTGCGGCGAGATTCGATGTCGAGGCCGACGGTGGGCTCGTCGAGGAAGATAAGATCGGGATCGCCTGCAAGTGCAATGGCGAAGAGGACACGCTGCTTCTGTCCGCCGGAAAGTTGGCCGAAGAAGCGGTCCTCAATACCCTCGAGTCCCGCTGCCTTCACTAAGGCGGCGTAAGACGCGGGGTTGGGGTAGTAGCCACGAAATATGTTGACGTGTTCGCGAACGCGCAGCATCTCAGGAGCGCGGCCTACTTGCAACATCACGCCAGTCCGAAGGCGTGTGTGCGGATCACGCGGGTCTGCACCGAAGATCCCAACGCTACCGGAGGTGGGCGCGGTGAGGCCCATCATGAGCTTGACGGCGGTAGACTTCCCCGCGCCGTTGGGGCCAAGCAGAGCGATGATTTCCCCTCTGTGCAGATCAAGCGAGAGGCCATCGAGCGCGGTAACGCCGTTCTTGTAGCGCTTGGTGATGTTGTTTAGTGATGCGACGGTTTCCACTGCAACAGGCATTGGGGACTCCTCAGAAACGTCCTGACTACGAGACTGAGTATGGAAGCCCTGCGGCAGTGATTTGAGTGCAGTGTGTCAGGAATCGGTTATGACGTTTGTCATGCTGGGAGGGCAGTTGATGAGAGGACCGGTGATCGGCAATGATCGAACCTCGATGAGTGCATTCGGTAACGCACTCATCGAGGTTCGTTTTAGCTACTGGTGCGGCTCCGGGTGGCCGAACGTATAGAGCGTGTTGTCGAAGGTTGGGATGAACAACTCACTTTCGTTAAAAGCCATTTGCCCCGTACTCACAAAAGAGGTCATTGCACCTCCGCTATCCCACAAAGGCTTTCCAGTGAGCGCGTCCAGAGCGTAAAGGGTCGCATGTGTACCCTTCGTTGGAGGCTTTCCGTTCGTATGGCTTCGATCCGCCCCCGTAGCAAGTGCGAACACAACACCGCCAACGACGATAGGCCGTCCTGGCGACGCCATGTCCGCGGACTTCCAAACTTCGGTGAGCGTTGGCTTGCCGCCCTCTTCTGCCATTTTGTAGGCGTGGACTGCGCCGCTGTTCTTTGTGATATCGGTAGCCAAAAGCCAGTGCGCGCCCTTTTCATCGTCGAAGGTGGCAAGTGCGGTTGGCGTGAAGCTCGTAGTGATCGAAATGGGCGTTGAGGCTCCTCCAGACGCATCCAGCAACACAATGCTTCCACTTTTCGTTCCCGCAGCCACCCACTCCGCGGTTTTCCCAGTGATAACAACCGGCGTCGAAGACAATGGCACGTCAGCGACCTTTGTACTTTCAAGCATCTTGGGTTTAAGGGCGAAGAGTGCGGAGTCGGTGGAGACAAACAGGGTTCCCTCTTTATTGAAGGCAGGGGCGCCTAGAATGTTTCCACCTTGAGACTTCCAGGTACCTTCTGGAGTCATGTCCTTCGTCTTTACATCAAGCGCATACATCGTGTTCGGCGAAGAGCCACAACCCGGCATAGTGGCGGCGTAGAGCGTATCCTGCACCACAATCAAGTCAGATGGCGCACTTCCCGGTGGAAGAAATGCAACGGGCTTGAACACTTCTTTACCGGAGTCAAACGTAATTGCATGGGCCATGCCATCACTGGTAACGAGGAATATCGGCACAGAGAAACGGATGCCCGGCGGAAGTTGCTGCGCGGGAGCAGCAACTCGTTGACCTGGACCTCCGGCGCCTAACTGACCACCCATCGCAGCAGAGAGTGGTATGCCTTCGTGCGGTTTGCCAGTAACCGTGTGATACCCAACCGAGGGACGAGGCATGCGTGGCGGAATGGGTGTCAAAGAGGACAGCTTGCCAATCGATGAGCCCCACGATGCGCACGTCGGCGCCTTGGAGGCCGTTCCATAGTGCTTGCTCCAGAAAGGAACTCCGAGATCGTAGTCCACGGTGTAGATCGAATCAGGACCGCCAACTACAGTCAGGGCTTTGAAGCCGCGATAACCGATATACGTTGAGATCAAGATCGGCTCGGCTGCCTTCCCTGCCGTATTGTCCATCGTGACCTTCCATAACAACTTGAATGCGTCAGGCTTCACCATCTTCGCGGGCGTGACCTGTGGATCGGAGCGAACCCAGGATGTTCTTTGTGGGTCTCCGGCAGAAGTGGTCCAATCCGGCCCGCCACGTTGTGCACTAGCGGAGGATGCCATTAGTGTTACGGCGATAATGCCGATCGTTGGAAGAGAGATTCTGGTCACGTTCATTGGCCGACTCCAAACGCATAGACGTTGCCGTCGTAGGTGGGTAGATACACCTTGCCGTTTGCGGCAGATATGCCACTGAAATGACTCCACCCCGTTATCTGATTGCCACTCGTCCAGAGTTGCTTTCCGGTCGTAGCATCAAGTGCTAGCAGCACGGCATGACGTCCACCAGCGATACGCATCGTAGACTGTGCCGATACAGGACCGGCAGCAGGCACCGGCGGTTGTGGTTCCGGAGTTTCGTTCCAGGCGCGATCGATGTGAGATTGCCGCGTGTCCTCGCCGCTGCCGTAGACGAACATTACCCCGTTGGCGATGAGGGCTTCATCGGCCATGTCAATGTCGACCGACAGCCATTGCGGAGCGAGCGCCCACTTGCCATCTCGCTCTTCAACTTTGAAGGCTGCCACACCACCATTCGTCGGGCGACTGAATTCCTTAGGCGCATGGAATCGCTTGGAGACTGGACCGTTGAATGGCACCGCAATCCAAGGAACACCTGCCGAGTCCTTCCAAACACTCAGGGCTCCCCAAACTCCCGTTCCTGCGTAGTTCGGCTCATCATTGCAGATCAGACCGGTATCCGCGAGATCGGTGCGATGGTCATCGCCACCGAAGTTGTCCCGATCAAGCAACCAGACACGGCATTCTTTACTGGTGCCGATCAGAAGCTTCTTGCCTTTGTATTCAAATGCGACCGGAGTAGTGTTCACATCCAGGTCGCGCTTAAAAAGAAATGCGGCGTTCGGAGGCGAGAAATAATCCGTCAGTTTTAACTCGCCCTTGCCATCAATCTGAGCGGCAACGATCCCATTACCGAGACGACCATTTTCCGCATCCCACAGCCCGTCACCTGTCCCCATGTAGACGACACCTTCTGGACTCACAGGCGTTCCGCGGCGTCCCCAAAGTCCGCCACCGCTCGGCAGAAACAGGCTGGTGACGTGTGTATCAAGGTTGTAGGAATAAATGCCATTGATGAGGCCCCCACATCCCTGCGCGGTGCTCGTGTAGATAACATTTTTGAAAATGTTCAGGGCATAGGGCTTGCCGTTGGGTGGCATAAACTTCTCAACCGGTTCAGCATCCGTTCCATCGGCCGGATTGATCGTATGCAGCCGACCATCCCAGGAGATGGCGTAGACCTTGTAGGTTCCTGGTCCAGTCTTCAGCATGGCAGGAACCGCCGTCTGACCACCGGGGCACAGAGTGGCAGCAGGACGCCCGCCCGTCGGATTAGGACTCTTGAAGTTGATATGCCATAAGGTCTGACCATTCTTGGCATCCAGTCCAAACAAGTCATCGGAAGCACCAGCAAAAATGGCAACTTCCTTCTTCCCCGCAGGTGTATCCACGCTGTCTGCAATCAAAGGCGGAAAGAGGTTCGTCATTTCATGTGGCTTGCTGTCCAAATGGACCTTCCAAACCAGCTTCATGCCGCTGACGTTGGTCAGATTGAAGGACTTGTCATCCTTAAGCCAACCCGTTCGGGAGCTATCGACGCCCTCAGTCAAGTAATCAACAGACCATGCCGCGCTAAATGTCGCTAGCAACATTGCCCCCACTGCTAAGAACTTCTTACGGTGCTCCATAACGAAGCCTCCTTCGGTCCCTTACCGAGCCCATCTGTGTGCTTCCAGCCCGATATTTTGAGACGTTTCATCTACTCAATAAAGCGAACATCTACAACGGTTCCCACGACGGTACAGGGTGGGTGATAGAGATGCTTTTAAGAGGAGCTTATCGTCGCGCCGCCAAACTACAGCCAGCGAGATAAAACCGTCAAGTCGTAAATTAAGTGGGGCCAAGATGGCGCGGCCCGTGGTTTCATCGATCTCCCCCGCACATGCGAAACAAGACTCCTTGAGAATTTCTATGCGCAATTGCTAGAATTCCCCGCATTATGACCAACCACACGGCCCGCGTTGTTCGACGTTGCGCATACCTCGGATTTGTATTTTTCCTGACGGGCGCTCACGCGCAACAGATGGCCGACGGTCCTGATAAGGACCTCTTCGTGAAAACTTGTTCCAAGTGCCATGAGATTGAACGAGTCCTCTCGAAGCGCCAGGACAAGAGCGGCTGGCAGGACACCGTCACCAAGATGCAGGGGTATGGCTTGGTCGCAGACGACTCTGATCTGAAACGTATCATCGACTATCTGGCGGTTAATCTACCAGCAGAAACGATGCTCAAACTCAACATCAACACAGCGACTCGAATCGATTTCGAGTCGACGCTATCTGTAAAACGATCTGTCGCCATAGCCATCATCGAGTATCGAGATAAGAATGGTGGCTTCAAGTCCGTGGAAGAGCTAAAGAAGGTGCCCGGCGTAGATGCCGACGTGGTGGACGCAAAGAAAAACGGGCTTACCCTCTAGGTGAATAAGTCCATTTCATCGCGAAGCTTATCACGCCCGGTGCGGGAACCAAACGTAGCCTTCGCCTCCACCGCGGTTGTGAATAAGCTTCACTGCAGCTGCGGAGCTGGCGGCGCGGATGCGGGTGACGCAGCTGCATGCGCCGGTGATGGCAGCTTGATCATCGCGACCGCATTGGGATCGTCTCTCAACTTCAGGTACAGCGTCGCACCATCGGAAGGCGTCGGTACCGCAAGCTCACCCTGCGCATAGCCTGTTGGCACATCCGCTGTTTTGGCAAAGTCTTTGCCCGCTCCAAACGTCTGCACCAGGAATAGATTCTTACCATCCACTGTGCACGTCGGTGCATCAGCACCCGTGCATTTCACATCGCTGATCTCCGGTGTACGCACCAGAACACCCAGTCGTATCCAATCGCCCGTGGTCCCATCCGCTGTTATTGGCCGAATCGCGAGTGGCCCGAATGCTGACTGCCCAAATGCTTTTAGCGGATCCAGGGTCGCAATCGCTGTGTGCTGATCCTGTAGCACCAGGTTGTTCTCTGCGAGCGACAAAGTCGTCTTAAAGCTCTCCTTATCGGTTGCCACCTCAATCTTCTGCGTGGAGGGAAACGCATCCTTCGTCGTGACCACGAATGTGAGCTTGCCATGGAGTGGAATTTCATCCTTGCCACTCAGCATCACTGGTAGCGTTCCGCCTTCCTGCGCCGGAGTCGCATTCATCGACACCAGCGTCAGTCCCGGCCTCGCTTCTGACGCCGCCACCTTCACTGGCAACACGCGTCCATCCTTCAGCTTCGCCTTCGCCTCCTCGCCATCCTTCGGCGTCACGCCTGCTTTCGCCTCCAGATGCATCGTCGCGTCATTGCTGCCCGCGGTTGGCGTAAACGTCTGCCCATCTAACTCCAGCGAAACCACACTGCCCAGCCCCTTGCCCGTAAGCTCCGCCGTCTGATCACCCGCATGAATCCTGATGGCATCCAGCCGAATCTCCGCGTTATACGCCGTCAGTGGCACGCGTTCCTCATTGGCATCACCAAACTGCTTAATCCCCAGCGAATATCCGCCCGGTTCCACATTCTTCAGCGATACATTCAGCGCCAGCGTATTCTTCTGCGGCTTGCCGCCATCGCCCTTTGCTTGCTCGTACTTCACATCCACATCTTTGGCGTCCTTCGCTCCCTGCGCAGGGTTCAGTGCGATGTGCTCCACGCAAGCAGTTCCATTTCCAGTGAGAGTCAGCTTGCTGTCCTGGCCTGCCATCAACTGTGGATTTCCAACCACCTTCCAGTCCTTGCCATTCACTTGCTGCAGCGTCACAGTGGGTCCCTGAAAATGATCAAATCCCCAGAACCCCGTGATCGTTCCTGTGATCGTCAGGTCTGTGTCCGAACCCAGCTTGCCTTCCAGCTTGATCGCGTCATTCGCACTCGTATCATCCAGTGGTCTCCGTGTACTCTGCGCGGCCAACACCAACCCGCCCTGCTCGGCATCGGCCTGTAGCGGAAGATCCATAGCATCGCCTGTACGATTCAGGTGCAGCACCAGGTCGCGCGCCAGTGCCGTCGAATATACCAACGGAGCACCTTCAATCTGCATCACCATCTTCGGATTCTTCAAACACGGAACCACATCCGTATTCGTCACCTTTAATGGAGGCAGCTTCGCAGCCTGTACAGCAGGCAGCGCAATCACAACCACCGATTTCGGATTAATGAATGACACCGGTGCGTTGAGCTTCAGATTCAGTGCCGTACCATCTGGAGTCGCAAGTGCAGGGATGTACTGATACTGTGCCGTACGCAACGAACTCACAATGTGAATCGCATCCATCACCACACCCACATACGCGGAATACAACCCCGCGCCCGCCTGCGGTGTATAGGAAGCATTGGCTGCCAAATCCTGTGCGGTGCCTGATGAAATTGTCTCCGTCACGCCCATCGAGTGCCCATCGTTCAGCAGCAACGGAGCCGTACCTTGAGTCAGACACGTCACCTGTTGCGACACCGGCTGTTTGAAGCAATCTGGATTCGGCTTCAGTCCCAGTGTCGTCGCCAGCTTCGATGACTGATCTGAAATCACCTTGGCGTCTTTCGAATCCACCTTCTTCATCGCGTCCAGATAACGCTGTACTCGCTGCTGCTCAAACGATGCCTCATTCAGCTCAGCATCCGCGCGAATAAACAGCCCAGGACGCCCGCGCACCGCACCACGCAGCGTCTTAAAATCCCCGCCCGTCTCGGGTGCAATAAACATCAACGCCTGCTCCGCGCCCTCCGGCACAACAATGGTCGTGCCTTCCCGCGTCTTCTTGTCCCAGGTGTCAATCTCGTGGAACCAATCCTCAGGCGGCTCATTGGTGGTTCCGCGCAGAAACGCAACGATCAGCAATAGATGATTCGACTGTGTCGAAGGCAGATCGGCTTTGACGAAGAGTTTGTCGCCCGCCTGAAGATTCGGCACCTGTGCAATTGGCAGCGTTACACTTCCACGCTGCACATGCACATCCACCTTAGGGCCAGCCAGATCGAACTTCACAGGATCGTCTGCCCACGAGCGCGTAAGCACTCCTCCCAAAACCATCAATCCAGCTGTGAGGCAAGCCACACGAATCGCACGCTTCATTGCCATCTACCCTGAGTCAGTTACTCGACATTAGTAGATGCCCGTAATTCCGCCGCCGTTGTGCCGCCGTTGCACGTCGAAACTTGGCCCGATGGTTCTGTAATTCTTGTGAATGTGAGGGATGCACCCTCCAGCAACTTTTGGCAATATAACTTGCCCAGCCGCAGCCTCGTCCTAATGCCTGGCAAAGGTTCGCAATCTGGACGCGTACGTTGGAATCTTCGGCTGCCAAACCGGCCATGCAAACTCCATAAATTCTTGGGGTGTCCAAGGGGATATCATTCCATCGCTTCAGAAGGATTTGTCGGAACTGGCAAATCTCTATCTGTTAATGCGCGAAAAGCATCAAAATGCCTTCACATGAACTCAGAAAAATGATTGAAAAGAGGAAAAGGATAAGAGTTCGGATGGTTTTGCGAATCGCACTGGATAAGGCATACGGACAGCCGCGAGTGCTAGCGACTCAAGAATTTTCGTCTTTTACCGATCCCGGCGGCGAAACGTTTGCTGCTCAATCGCGAAAAGATCTTCCCTTTTCAGGCTGACCAGTCTCGCTGTAGATGAGTGCAAGATCGTGGCGTGCTCCCTTGACGAAGCCGGATGACGGGGATTGTTGCCTGCTAACGATCGTATATCCCGCAAGAGTGTGCGGCTCAGCGTCACGATAGCGATGTTCTGCGATAAAGACGCGGCCCAGCTTGATCTGCGCGATTCCAATGTTGATATTGTCCGCGGAAAGCGACTTCTCGTAGTTGTGGATGACTTCCTCAAAAAGGTGTTCCGGCTCGGCGTAGCGATTTTCGTGAAGTAGTACTCCCGCCAGATTGGAAACAGCGATGGCTACCCGATAGTCGTTCGCGCCGTAGGCCAAGCGGTAGATATCGGCCGTTCGCCTATAGTCATCCTCGGCAACCTGAAAGTGTTTCTTGTAGCCTTCGACCCCAGCCAATGAATTCAATACGAACGCAACGTGTGGACTTGTGTCTCCATATACGGTTTCTTGAGTATGTAGAGCTTTCTTGAGAAGCGTTTCAGCCTCAAGGTAATTGTTTTCGTAAATCAGGGTGCTAGCCAGAGAAGTCTCGACGACTGCCGTCTTAGGGTTGTCTTCTCCATACCAGGTTTGATCGATATGGAGGGCCTGACGTCCATGTCCCTCAGCGTCACCATATCGTCCCCACATCTCCTCCACTTGGCTAAGATTCTGCAGGTCTTCTGCAATTCTCGGATGGTTCGCCGGATACCACCCACTATCAAGCTTTAAAAGCCGATTGGTTATTGCCGCTGCCTGCGTATAGTGGCCAAGATATAGATGTGCCGTCGAAAGGTTAGAGAGCGTGTTGGACAGTTCAGAGGCTGACTGTTGGGGTGCCTCTAACGCTGCAGCTTGCTCCAGCGCTTCGACCGCCAGAGTATATTTGCCACGGTTGACGAGTACCTGTCCAAGAGCCGTGAGCGCTCTTGCCTGCGCCGCAGCTTGCAGGGGACTTTTGCCGCTGACCAGGTTGAGGGCCCGGCGAACAAGTTGTTCAGCTTCATCCGGCTTGCCCCGTTCTGAGCGTAGGAGCCCTTGAACCATCAATGTTTCCGCCAGCGCGACGTCATCAGTTTCGGATTGTTGAAGCGATAGCGCAGACTGCAACATAGCTTCGGCGCGGTCTAATTTGCCGAGCTTCATGTACATGGTGCCGAGTGTGTAGTAAAGCTCAGCCTGCACGGCTGGCTCTGTGCTGAGGGTATGAGCTGCCGGAGAACCTCTGTCCAGTAGCGTGACGACCTTAAGGTCTTGTCCTGGTCCGGCTTCCTTGTCGTCGCCTTCAAACAGATTGAAGATAAAGCGCTGTATTTGTTGAGCCCGTTCCGCTTGGACAAGAGCTGCCGTGCGAGCTCGAGCGAGACGCCAAGTAAAGAAAGCTGTCGATCCCACGATCAGTATCAGGGCAGCGCCTGCGGCCAAAACTGCATTGCGATTACGTCGAATAAATTTCTTTGCCCGGTAGAGTGCGCCTTCCGGACGTGCCTCCAACGGTTCCGCGTACGTGTAGTGATCGATGTCGCGGATGAGTGCCTCGACCGACGGGTACCGTTGAGAGGGATCTGCATGAACAGCTTTGAGGCAGAGCAAATCGAGATCGGCCCACGCGTCTCTGCCAAACCCCGCGACAGCTGATGGGTATGGAGTAGAGTTCTTTTTCAGAACAGAGACGATTGACGACGGATGTGTAATCGTCGTTCCCTCAGCGGTACCGGCCGACTCAGGAAACGAAACCCCTGTCAGCATTTCGTAGAAGATGACCCCTAGGGAATAGATATCGTTGGAGGCCGCGACAATTCCCTGCTCTTTCCATTCGGGAGCGGCGTATCGCAGCGACATGAATCGAAGTTGCGGTGCAGTCGCTTGGCCATCATCGTTCACGCTCTGCAGCTCCCGGGAAATGCCAAAGTCAAGGAGCTTGGGGGTTCCATCGGGCTGAACAAGGATATTGGAGGGCTTGAGGTCCCGATGAACAATCAGCTGCTGGTGGGCGTGTAGCACTGCTTCGCAGATACGCCGGAAGAGTTCAATCAACTCAAGAGGAGTACGGGCATCTTGGCGACAGTAGGAGGTGAATGAAATTCCTCTCACATACTCCATTACCAGCCACGGGGTCCCATCGGACAAAGTCCCCGCGTCATACATGTGCGCTATATATGGATGATTGAGTTTCGCCAGATTTCGGACCTCGCTAGCAAATCGTTCGCGCCGGACTGGCGAGAGCGCAGCGTGCAGGAGAAATTTCATAGCGACTTCATTGCCCGCATCGGTTCGTTCCGCAAGCCAGACAACTCCCATGCCTCCCTCGCCCAGATATTCCTTAAGCTGATAGGGGCCGATCAA contains the following coding sequences:
- a CDS encoding ABC transporter ATP-binding protein, giving the protein MPVAVETVASLNNITKRYKNGVTALDGLSLDLHRGEIIALLGPNGAGKSTAVKLMMGLTAPTSGSVGIFGADPRDPHTRLRTGVMLQVGRAPEMLRVREHVNIFRGYYPNPASYAALVKAAGLEGIEDRFFGQLSGGQKQRVLFAIALAGDPDLIFLDEPTVGLDIESRRTMWAEIRALAARGKTVLLTTHYLEEADALAHRIIVINKGKVICEGTPAEVKSMGSGSRSTTAKSVKIIRCNTTLTADHLQAMPGVVAVVRVGSLTEITSEQPEDTLREMLALDQSLSALEVESPALEDAFLALTSHN
- a CDS encoding PQQ-binding-like beta-propeller repeat protein — translated: MNVTRISLPTIGIIAVTLMASSASAQRGGPDWTTSAGDPQRTSWVRSDPQVTPAKMVKPDAFKLLWKVTMDNTAGKAAEPILISTYIGYRGFKALTVVGGPDSIYTVDYDLGVPFWSKHYGTASKAPTCASWGSSIGKLSSLTPIPPRMPRPSVGYHTVTGKPHEGIPLSAAMGGQLGAGGPGQRVAAPAQQLPPGIRFSVPIFLVTSDGMAHAITFDSGKEVFKPVAFLPPGSAPSDLIVVQDTLYAATMPGCGSSPNTMYALDVKTKDMTPEGTWKSQGGNILGAPAFNKEGTLFVSTDSALFALKPKMLESTKVADVPLSSTPVVITGKTAEWVAAGTKSGSIVLLDASGGASTPISITTSFTPTALATFDDEKGAHWLLATDITKNSGAVHAYKMAEEGGKPTLTEVWKSADMASPGRPIVVGGVVFALATGADRSHTNGKPPTKGTHATLYALDALTGKPLWDSGGAMTSFVSTGQMAFNESELFIPTFDNTLYTFGHPEPHQ
- a CDS encoding PQQ-binding-like beta-propeller repeat protein; translation: MEHRKKFLAVGAMLLATFSAAWSVDYLTEGVDSSRTGWLKDDKSFNLTNVSGMKLVWKVHLDSKPHEMTNLFPPLIADSVDTPAGKKEVAIFAGASDDLFGLDAKNGQTLWHINFKSPNPTGGRPAATLCPGGQTAVPAMLKTGPGTYKVYAISWDGRLHTINPADGTDAEPVEKFMPPNGKPYALNIFKNVIYTSTAQGCGGLINGIYSYNLDTHVTSLFLPSGGGLWGRRGTPVSPEGVVYMGTGDGLWDAENGRLGNGIVAAQIDGKGELKLTDYFSPPNAAFLFKRDLDVNTTPVAFEYKGKKLLIGTSKECRVWLLDRDNFGGDDHRTDLADTGLICNDEPNYAGTGVWGALSVWKDSAGVPWIAVPFNGPVSKRFHAPKEFSRPTNGGVAAFKVEERDGKWALAPQWLSVDIDMADEALIANGVMFVYGSGEDTRQSHIDRAWNETPEPQPPVPAAGPVSAQSTMRIAGGRHAVLLALDATTGKQLWTSGNQITGWSHFSGISAANGKVYLPTYDGNVYAFGVGQ
- a CDS encoding helix-hairpin-helix domain-containing protein; amino-acid sequence: MTNHTARVVRRCAYLGFVFFLTGAHAQQMADGPDKDLFVKTCSKCHEIERVLSKRQDKSGWQDTVTKMQGYGLVADDSDLKRIIDYLAVNLPAETMLKLNINTATRIDFESTLSVKRSVAIAIIEYRDKNGGFKSVEELKKVPGVDADVVDAKKNGLTL
- a CDS encoding serine/threonine-protein kinase; translation: MDKVRWDRLQTVFLTAVDLQAAERRDYLLHACGNDFELFEQAVSMLSSDGNQDALLNTDIQQVVAEIFDASSDLNNSLLIGPYQLKEYLGEGGMGVVWLAERTDAGNEVAMKFLLHAALSPVRRERFASEVRNLAKLNHPYIAHMYDAGTLSDGTPWLVMEYVRGISFTSYCRQDARTPLELIELFRRICEAVLHAHQQLIVHRDLKPSNILVQPDGTPKLLDFGISRELQSVNDDGQATAPQLRFMSLRYAAPEWKEQGIVAASNDIYSLGVIFYEMLTGVSFPESAGTAEGTTITHPSSIVSVLKKNSTPYPSAVAGFGRDAWADLDLLCLKAVHADPSQRYPSVEALIRDIDHYTYAEPLEARPEGALYRAKKFIRRNRNAVLAAGAALILIVGSTAFFTWRLARARTAALVQAERAQQIQRFIFNLFEGDDKEAGPGQDLKVVTLLDRGSPAAHTLSTEPAVQAELYYTLGTMYMKLGKLDRAEAMLQSALSLQQSETDDVALAETLMVQGLLRSERGKPDEAEQLVRRALNLVSGKSPLQAAAQARALTALGQVLVNRGKYTLAVEALEQAAALEAPQQSASELSNTLSNLSTAHLYLGHYTQAAAITNRLLKLDSGWYPANHPRIAEDLQNLSQVEEMWGRYGDAEGHGRQALHIDQTWYGEDNPKTAVVETSLASTLIYENNYLEAETLLKKALHTQETVYGDTSPHVAFVLNSLAGVEGYKKHFQVAEDDYRRTADIYRLAYGANDYRVAIAVSNLAGVLLHENRYAEPEHLFEEVIHNYEKSLSADNINIGIAQIKLGRVFIAEHRYRDAEPHTLAGYTIVSRQQSPSSGFVKGARHDLALIYSETGQPEKGRSFRD